A portion of the Paenibacillus marchantiae genome contains these proteins:
- a CDS encoding SDR family NAD(P)-dependent oxidoreductase codes for MKRAIVVGATGGTGAAITEELIKRGISTIIFGRSRQKLEQLAVKLGSPDHLQIAVGDAFRFDDIIAASLEADVMFHCANVPYNEMESKLIPLGESVMEAAEQLGLKVVVIDGIYPYGRRQMKEVTEEHPKQPHTRKGKTRLAFEQMLFSSKWCKAQVMIVRLPDYYGPTANQASYLGSTLEAIAEGKMTFFIGTMKMPREYIYLPDAAVMVVELASRDDAYRQNWNIPGAGIISGKEIVRIAQQAAGKAKPVIALGKTGLSLLGLAVPVMKEIVEMLYLTEEPLVLSKKKYEAKVGPVKMTSFEEGITQTIGELQKK; via the coding sequence ATGAAAAGAGCAATCGTGGTTGGGGCAACAGGTGGAACGGGCGCAGCGATTACAGAGGAATTGATTAAACGTGGTATTTCTACAATCATTTTTGGTCGCTCACGTCAAAAACTGGAGCAACTTGCGGTAAAACTGGGTTCGCCTGATCATCTACAGATCGCTGTTGGAGATGCATTCCGATTCGATGATATTATAGCTGCTTCACTAGAAGCCGATGTAATGTTTCATTGCGCGAATGTACCTTATAACGAAATGGAGAGCAAGCTGATTCCTCTGGGTGAATCCGTTATGGAGGCGGCAGAACAATTGGGCCTAAAGGTGGTCGTCATTGACGGGATTTATCCGTATGGCAGAAGACAAATGAAAGAAGTGACTGAAGAACATCCAAAGCAGCCGCATACTCGAAAAGGAAAGACTCGGCTTGCCTTTGAGCAGATGTTATTTAGCAGCAAATGGTGCAAAGCGCAAGTGATGATTGTTCGCTTGCCTGATTATTATGGTCCTACTGCCAATCAGGCTTCTTACCTGGGGTCTACGCTTGAAGCAATAGCGGAAGGGAAAATGACTTTTTTTATCGGAACTATGAAAATGCCACGAGAATATATCTATTTGCCAGATGCAGCGGTCATGGTTGTGGAGTTGGCGAGCAGAGATGATGCCTATCGGCAGAACTGGAATATCCCTGGTGCTGGGATAATATCTGGTAAGGAAATCGTACGTATTGCACAACAGGCGGCGGGTAAAGCGAAACCGGTCATAGCCCTCGGCAAAACAGGGCTTTCACTGCTTGGATTGGCCGTACCGGTAATGAAAGAAATTGTTGAAATGTTATATTTGACAGAAGAACCGCTGGTGTTGAGTAAAAAGAAATACGAGGCCAAGGTTGGGCCGGTGAAGATGACTTCTTTTGAAGAAGGGATTACACAGACGATAGGTGAGCTGCAAAAGAAATAA
- a CDS encoding DeoR/GlpR family DNA-binding transcription regulator encodes MLTEERYAAIIQRLHERGIVKLQELVDVLGASESTIRRDLIDLESRQMLKRIHGGAALVNEKTPEPGMEEKTFKNIQQKTAIARLAAQEINNGECIYLDAGTTTLAMIAYIEAKDVTVVTNGLSHVEALVSKRIRSYLLGGMMKIHTKAVIGSIALQNMDNFRFDKCFIGTNGVDAEMGYTTPDPEEALIKRRAHQLSGKSYVLADSSKIGEITFAKLFDLEEADLITERMPEHWRSVIAQKTKIIEG; translated from the coding sequence ATGCTAACTGAAGAACGATATGCTGCAATTATACAGCGCTTACACGAAAGAGGCATTGTGAAACTGCAAGAGCTCGTCGATGTGCTGGGTGCTTCTGAGTCAACGATACGGCGCGATTTGATTGATCTGGAGAGTCGTCAGATGCTGAAACGCATACATGGTGGTGCTGCTCTAGTGAATGAAAAGACGCCGGAACCTGGTATGGAAGAAAAAACGTTCAAAAACATTCAACAGAAAACGGCGATTGCTCGTTTAGCTGCACAGGAAATCAACAATGGTGAATGTATCTATCTGGATGCAGGGACGACGACATTAGCCATGATTGCCTATATTGAGGCCAAGGACGTTACGGTAGTGACGAACGGACTTTCTCATGTAGAAGCGCTGGTAAGTAAACGAATACGCAGCTATCTGCTTGGCGGAATGATGAAAATTCACACCAAAGCCGTGATTGGCAGTATCGCATTACAGAACATGGACAACTTCCGTTTTGATAAATGTTTTATCGGAACCAACGGAGTGGATGCCGAAATGGGGTATACAACTCCCGATCCGGAGGAAGCCTTGATTAAAAGACGTGCACATCAATTGTCCGGGAAATCCTACGTGCTGGCTGATTCCAGCAAAATTGGGGAAATTACTTTTGCCAAACTGTTTGACCTTGAGGAGGCAGACTTGATCACAGAACGTATGCCGGAACACTGGCGCTCTGTAATCGCCCAGAAAACTAAAATAATTGAGGGATAG
- a CDS encoding oxalate decarboxylase family bicupin has product MKNENNNNGKPLIIPQPIRKDGAGSPDLGPRDVMRDLQNPDMLVPPVTDNGLLPNLRMSFSDTHMQLNHGGWSREITVRDLPIATTLAGVNMSLTPGGVRELHWHQQSEWAYMIWGTARITSVDQQGRNFIADVGPGDLWFFPKGLPHSIQGLADGCEFLLVFDDGSFSDLNTLSISDWFAHTPPEVLSVNFGIPESAFQSMPTEQVYIFQDQVPGSLSSQEVQSPYGTVPLSFKHRLLAQKPIVTPGGSVRIVDSTNFPISTTVAAALVEIKPGGMRELHWHPNADEWQYYLTGQGRMTVFGGNGIARTFDYRAGDVGYVPVAMGHYIQNTGTDTLWFLEMFRSDRFEDISLNQWMALTPEELVHDNLNASPELLHSLRKEKWPVV; this is encoded by the coding sequence ATGAAAAATGAAAACAACAACAATGGCAAGCCATTAATTATACCGCAGCCGATACGAAAAGACGGTGCCGGAAGTCCGGATCTGGGGCCTCGGGATGTGATGAGAGATCTACAAAATCCGGATATGCTGGTACCTCCGGTAACCGACAACGGCTTATTACCCAACCTGAGAATGTCTTTTTCCGATACACATATGCAGTTGAACCATGGCGGCTGGTCCCGCGAAATTACGGTACGGGATCTGCCCATCGCTACGACACTAGCTGGTGTGAATATGAGCCTTACACCTGGAGGTGTACGGGAGTTGCACTGGCATCAGCAATCGGAATGGGCGTATATGATCTGGGGTACGGCACGAATTACGTCCGTGGATCAGCAAGGTCGTAATTTTATTGCAGATGTGGGGCCGGGAGATCTGTGGTTTTTCCCAAAAGGTCTGCCCCATTCCATTCAGGGCTTGGCCGATGGATGTGAGTTTTTGCTTGTATTTGATGATGGGTCCTTCTCCGATCTGAATACATTATCCATCTCTGATTGGTTTGCGCATACGCCACCGGAAGTGTTGTCCGTCAATTTTGGCATACCCGAATCCGCGTTCCAATCCATGCCAACAGAACAGGTTTACATTTTTCAGGATCAGGTCCCTGGTTCCCTCTCAAGCCAGGAAGTGCAGTCCCCCTATGGCACGGTTCCGCTCTCCTTCAAACATCGGCTATTAGCTCAGAAACCGATCGTTACACCGGGAGGCAGTGTGCGCATTGTGGACTCCACTAACTTTCCGATCTCAACAACCGTTGCCGCAGCACTCGTGGAAATCAAGCCTGGAGGTATGCGCGAACTTCACTGGCATCCCAATGCGGATGAATGGCAATACTATTTGACCGGGCAAGGAAGAATGACGGTTTTTGGAGGGAATGGCATTGCACGCACATTCGACTATCGGGCTGGAGATGTTGGATACGTTCCTGTAGCCATGGGGCATTATATTCAGAATACGGGCACCGATACGTTATGGTTTTTGGAGATGTTTAGAAGTGACCGCTTTGAGGATATCTCCCTGAATCAATGGATGGCATTAACCCCGGAAGAGCTAGTGCATGACAACCTGAACGCTTCCCCCGAACTGCTCCATTCGTTGCGTAAAGAAAAATGGCCTGTTGTTTAA
- the pfkB gene encoding 1-phosphofructokinase, with product MIYTVTLNPSIDYIVEVDDLKLGDLNRMNRELKLPGGKGINVSRVLNQLGAKNTALGFLGGFTGRFINDKLQEDKILTDFVTIADDTRINIKLKHGEETEINGLGPAIRPEEAEGLLNKLSALQKGDIVILSGSVPPSLGADFYNRLINVCKQTSAEFVIDTTGPALMDALVHEPLLVKPNHHELAELFGVTIDTQEELVTYGRKLLEAGAKHVLISMAGEGALLITKTDVYHASVPKGVVKNSVGAGDSMIGGFVGTFGLNEDLLEAFRTGVASGSATAFSDDLATRELIEELRTQVTITKI from the coding sequence ATGATATATACCGTAACACTTAATCCTTCCATTGATTACATCGTGGAAGTGGATGATCTGAAGCTTGGTGATTTGAATCGTATGAATCGGGAACTGAAACTTCCTGGAGGCAAAGGCATTAACGTATCGCGAGTGCTTAATCAACTGGGAGCCAAAAACACTGCACTCGGATTTCTGGGAGGGTTCACAGGCCGTTTCATTAATGACAAATTGCAGGAAGACAAGATTCTGACGGACTTCGTTACCATCGCAGATGATACCCGAATTAACATCAAGCTGAAGCATGGGGAAGAGACAGAGATTAACGGACTGGGACCAGCCATTCGACCAGAGGAAGCAGAAGGGTTGCTTAACAAGTTATCCGCATTGCAAAAAGGAGATATCGTCATTCTTTCGGGAAGTGTACCACCTTCACTGGGAGCTGATTTCTACAATCGTCTGATCAACGTGTGCAAACAAACGAGTGCCGAATTTGTAATCGACACGACAGGACCCGCTTTAATGGATGCTTTGGTACATGAACCGCTGCTGGTGAAGCCGAACCATCACGAACTAGCTGAACTTTTCGGAGTAACCATCGACACTCAAGAGGAACTGGTGACCTATGGTCGCAAGCTTTTGGAAGCAGGTGCCAAACATGTGTTGATCTCCATGGCAGGAGAAGGAGCGCTGTTGATTACCAAAACAGATGTCTACCATGCGAGCGTTCCAAAAGGTGTCGTGAAAAACTCGGTTGGTGCTGGAGATTCCATGATCGGTGGATTCGTAGGTACATTTGGATTAAACGAAGACCTGCTTGAAGCGTTCCGAACGGGTGTTGCTTCGGGTAGTGCAACGGCTTTCTCAGATGATCTGGCGACTCGTGAACTCATCGAAGAGCTGCGTACTCAAGTCACCATAACCAAAATATAG
- a CDS encoding class I SAM-dependent methyltransferase, translating into MSNDQIKGQVRKQFAKNAEKYVTSAGHAKGDDLALLVASSQASLDMKVLDIATGGGHVANALAPLVEQVIALDLTDEMLQVAEHFIRGNGHQNVDFVAGDAEHVPFEDDFFDLVTCRIAAHHFPDVSSFVSEALRVMKPGGRLLLIDNVAPERDENDQFYNEIEKWRDGSHVRAWRKTEWIRMLELAGFRMEAMVSFEKHFIFEDWCNRAGLPESESRELEASMLSAPSVIKKYFNFEVTHSGRLVSFKGESVYIQAVKGK; encoded by the coding sequence ATGTCTAATGATCAGATTAAAGGACAGGTACGCAAACAATTTGCGAAAAATGCGGAGAAATATGTGACTAGTGCCGGTCATGCCAAAGGTGATGATCTGGCATTGCTTGTGGCTTCATCTCAAGCAAGCTTGGATATGAAGGTGCTGGATATTGCCACTGGCGGAGGACATGTTGCCAATGCATTAGCTCCGCTTGTTGAGCAGGTTATCGCATTGGATTTAACGGATGAGATGTTACAAGTGGCTGAACATTTTATCCGGGGAAATGGGCACCAGAATGTGGATTTTGTTGCAGGAGATGCTGAACACGTCCCTTTCGAGGATGATTTCTTTGACCTTGTGACCTGTCGCATTGCTGCACACCATTTTCCAGACGTATCTTCCTTTGTATCCGAGGCGCTTCGAGTAATGAAACCTGGTGGCAGACTGTTATTAATTGATAATGTGGCACCTGAACGTGATGAGAATGACCAATTTTACAATGAAATCGAGAAGTGGCGTGATGGAAGTCATGTTCGGGCATGGCGTAAGACGGAATGGATTCGGATGTTGGAGCTTGCCGGATTTCGAATGGAAGCGATGGTTTCCTTTGAGAAACACTTTATATTTGAAGACTGGTGCAATAGGGCTGGACTCCCGGAGTCGGAAAGTAGAGAGCTTGAAGCAAGCATGCTGAGCGCGCCATCTGTGATTAAGAAGTATTTCAATTTTGAAGTGACGCATTCTGGCAGACTCGTTAGCTTCAAAGGAGAAAGTGTATATATTCAGGCGGTAAAAGGAAAATAA
- a CDS encoding zinc-dependent alcohol dehydrogenase, with protein sequence MKAVTFQGTKDIQVKEVEDPRLQQKDDIIVRITSTAICGSDLHIYQGALPAQKDYVIGHEPMGIVEEVGPEVTRVKKGDRVVLPFNISCGECFYCNHDMESQCDNSNRNPEVHTGGYFGFTERYGNYPGGQAEFLRVPYGNFMPFVIPESCELEDEALLFLSDVLPTAYWSVENAGVKPGDTVTVLGSGPIGLMAQKFAWMKGAKRVIAVDRLPYRLDKAKRMNNSEVFNFEDYDDMGEHIREITQGGADVVIDCVGMDGKKSTLEEIGQKLKIQGGTLSAIEIGIKAVRKFGTMQLTGVYGSTYNMFPLGNLFERNINLRMGQAPVIHYMPEIFRKITAGEFDPTEIISHRIALENAKEAYRIFYEHEDECTKVILKP encoded by the coding sequence ATGAAAGCTGTTACTTTTCAAGGAACCAAGGATATTCAAGTCAAAGAGGTGGAAGATCCACGATTGCAGCAAAAGGATGACATCATCGTGCGTATTACTTCTACAGCCATATGTGGATCAGATCTTCATATTTATCAGGGAGCTCTGCCAGCCCAGAAGGATTATGTCATCGGCCATGAGCCGATGGGCATTGTTGAGGAAGTGGGACCTGAAGTGACGCGAGTAAAAAAAGGAGATCGTGTGGTGTTGCCTTTTAACATCTCCTGCGGCGAATGCTTTTATTGCAATCACGACATGGAGAGCCAGTGCGATAACTCAAACCGCAATCCGGAGGTTCATACCGGAGGTTATTTTGGCTTCACGGAACGATACGGAAATTATCCGGGCGGTCAGGCTGAATTTTTGCGTGTTCCTTATGGGAATTTCATGCCTTTTGTGATTCCCGAATCATGTGAGCTCGAGGATGAAGCCCTGTTATTCCTGTCCGATGTGCTCCCTACTGCGTACTGGAGTGTTGAGAACGCCGGGGTGAAGCCGGGAGACACTGTAACTGTGCTTGGCAGCGGGCCGATTGGCCTGATGGCACAAAAATTCGCCTGGATGAAAGGTGCCAAGCGAGTCATTGCTGTGGATCGTCTTCCGTATCGACTGGACAAAGCCAAACGAATGAATAATTCCGAAGTATTTAATTTTGAAGATTACGATGATATGGGTGAACATATTCGCGAAATAACCCAAGGCGGAGCGGATGTTGTCATCGACTGTGTAGGCATGGATGGCAAGAAATCCACTTTGGAGGAAATTGGACAGAAGCTGAAAATTCAAGGCGGTACATTAAGTGCAATTGAGATCGGTATCAAGGCTGTGCGCAAATTCGGGACGATGCAACTGACGGGTGTTTATGGCTCGACCTATAACATGTTCCCCCTAGGCAATCTGTTTGAACGAAACATCAACCTGAGAATGGGACAAGCCCCTGTTATTCACTATATGCCGGAGATTTTCCGCAAAATCACGGCTGGCGAATTCGACCCTACCGAGATCATCTCTCACCGCATTGCGCTGGAGAATGCGAAGGAAGCTTACCGGATTTTCTACGAACACGAAGACGAGTGTACCAAAGTTATACTGAAACCTTGA
- a CDS encoding G1 family glutamic endopeptidase yields MANNRNKRRKPCIPQTGKTNSSLRFGWISSNWSGYARAGDKAEFRRISAEWNVPFVLPSSKSSYSSAWIGIDGYENSNLIQTGTGHDWVNGQASYYAWWEILPDVETIIPFPVSPGDRMRAAIYRINRTRWCITLHNLTQNWTFRTVQQYAGQQSSAEWIVEAPSLGNTISRMAKITPVTFKCCRLNGRCPGFIVKEKGIMIQQKQVVSIPGTPGPSGDSFVVKRNG; encoded by the coding sequence ATGGCGAATAATCGAAACAAACGCCGAAAACCCTGTATACCTCAAACAGGCAAAACAAATTCTTCACTACGCTTCGGGTGGATTTCCTCCAACTGGAGTGGTTATGCCCGAGCGGGTGACAAAGCTGAATTCAGACGTATCTCGGCTGAATGGAACGTGCCCTTTGTTTTACCATCGTCCAAGTCCTCATACTCCTCAGCCTGGATCGGAATTGATGGATACGAGAATTCCAATCTCATTCAGACTGGAACAGGCCATGATTGGGTTAACGGCCAAGCTAGTTATTATGCCTGGTGGGAAATTCTTCCGGACGTTGAAACGATCATCCCTTTTCCTGTATCACCGGGAGATCGGATGAGAGCGGCCATTTACAGAATCAATCGAACTCGCTGGTGTATCACACTTCATAACCTGACCCAAAATTGGACTTTCCGCACCGTTCAGCAATATGCAGGCCAGCAATCATCCGCGGAATGGATTGTAGAAGCTCCATCATTGGGAAACACCATCTCCCGGATGGCAAAAATCACGCCTGTCACCTTCAAGTGTTGTCGCCTGAACGGTCGCTGCCCCGGCTTCATCGTCAAAGAGAAAGGCATCATGATTCAGCAAAAACAGGTTGTTTCCATTCCAGGAACACCGGGACCAAGCGGAGACTCTTTTGTCGTGAAACGAAACGGCTGA
- a CDS encoding TetR/AcrR family transcriptional regulator: MAKNAAVSVNRRSDIISAAIEVFAEIGYFRATTAQVAERANISQPYIFRFFKSKEALLLTALEVSWTRVIDSFRAVVETATPDQLENELTEAYEEILKSHKNEILLQMQAQTVQEEVIRQAMQKGFAEVRDMVLEAFTAAGSANPKQRTLIFLAIGMLCNISTALDMPELMDR; encoded by the coding sequence ATGGCTAAAAATGCAGCGGTATCGGTTAATCGACGTAGTGATATCATATCCGCAGCGATTGAGGTGTTTGCTGAAATTGGCTATTTTCGGGCGACCACAGCTCAGGTAGCAGAAAGAGCAAATATTTCGCAACCGTATATCTTTCGTTTCTTTAAAAGCAAAGAAGCTTTGCTGTTAACAGCACTTGAGGTATCCTGGACGCGAGTGATTGATTCATTCCGAGCGGTGGTGGAGACAGCTACTCCAGATCAGTTGGAGAACGAGTTAACAGAAGCCTATGAAGAGATTCTTAAATCTCACAAGAACGAAATTTTGCTGCAAATGCAGGCGCAGACGGTTCAGGAAGAAGTCATCCGTCAAGCGATGCAAAAAGGATTCGCAGAGGTGCGAGATATGGTATTGGAAGCTTTTACAGCCGCAGGCAGTGCCAATCCAAAGCAAAGAACGTTGATATTCTTGGCAATCGGGATGTTATGTAATATATCAACCGCACTGGATATGCCAGAGCTTATGGATAGATAG
- a CDS encoding PTS fructose transporter subunit IIABC, translated as MRITDLMIQETMIMDLQATTKEEAIDELIASLNRSGRINDPVLFKEMIYKREAESSTGIGGGIAMPHAKTTAVNEPTVVFAKSRKGLDFEALDDELAHIFFMIAAPEGAANTHLRTLAALSRLLIDSDFISQLMSTDTPEEVTALFDAKQAEEAEKKAAKEKAEAEKAANAANGTNAVSGAGNANGQKQNTSGLIVGDAASEDFVVAVTACPTGIAHTFMAEDALKKKAQEMGINIRVETNGSEGAQNVLTADEIARAKGVIIAADKNVEMARFDGKPVLQRPVSDGIRKSEELIRKAVNGDAPIYRSQGGNGGKGEGESQGKLSMGSKIYKDLMNGISHMLPFVVGGGILLAISFLFEQIASPDNPIVQLLQTIGGGTGAFHFLIPVLAGFIAMSIGDRPALMPGMVGGLMAVNSNAGFLGGLAAGFLAGYVVIGLRKLFKGLPKAIDGLKPILLYPVFGLLIVGAISFYVFDPIFGSLNTWLVDALGNLGTGNAVLLGLLLGGMMSIDMGGPFNKAAYTFAIGVFTSSGNTDGAWMAAVMAGGMVPPLAIALATTFFKSKFTEQERKSGLTNYVLGFSFITEGAIPFAAADPLRVLTSCILGSAVAGGLTQLWSINVPAPHGGIFVAALANHALLFLLAVAIGAVISGLILGLWKKSPTVLK; from the coding sequence ATGAGAATAACAGACCTGATGATCCAGGAAACGATGATCATGGACCTGCAAGCCACGACGAAAGAAGAGGCTATTGATGAACTCATTGCAAGTTTAAACCGTAGCGGACGTATTAATGATCCGGTTCTGTTTAAGGAAATGATTTATAAACGCGAAGCGGAATCCAGCACGGGGATTGGTGGCGGTATTGCCATGCCTCATGCCAAAACAACAGCAGTTAATGAACCTACGGTTGTATTTGCCAAGAGTCGAAAAGGACTTGATTTTGAAGCGCTTGATGATGAACTGGCTCATATATTCTTCATGATTGCAGCTCCAGAGGGGGCGGCCAATACGCATCTTCGTACACTTGCGGCTCTTTCCAGGCTGTTGATTGATAGCGATTTCATCTCGCAGCTAATGAGCACGGACACTCCTGAAGAAGTGACTGCATTATTCGATGCCAAACAGGCGGAAGAAGCGGAGAAAAAAGCTGCCAAAGAAAAAGCCGAAGCGGAGAAAGCAGCAAATGCTGCAAATGGAACAAACGCTGTATCTGGCGCGGGCAATGCGAATGGACAGAAGCAGAATACATCAGGCCTTATTGTTGGTGATGCGGCATCTGAAGATTTTGTCGTTGCAGTAACCGCTTGCCCAACAGGTATTGCTCACACGTTCATGGCTGAAGACGCTCTCAAAAAGAAAGCACAGGAAATGGGCATTAATATCCGAGTAGAGACCAACGGTTCCGAAGGAGCACAGAACGTACTGACAGCTGATGAAATCGCTCGTGCCAAAGGGGTTATCATTGCGGCAGATAAAAATGTGGAAATGGCCCGCTTTGATGGCAAACCGGTATTACAAAGACCCGTAAGCGATGGCATTCGCAAATCCGAAGAACTGATTCGCAAAGCAGTTAACGGGGACGCTCCGATCTACCGAAGCCAAGGCGGCAACGGTGGGAAGGGTGAAGGAGAAAGCCAAGGCAAATTGAGCATGGGCAGCAAGATTTATAAAGATTTGATGAATGGGATCTCGCATATGCTTCCATTTGTTGTAGGTGGCGGGATTTTGCTCGCCATATCCTTCTTGTTTGAACAAATTGCGAGTCCGGACAATCCTATTGTGCAATTGTTGCAGACCATTGGTGGCGGGACCGGTGCGTTCCACTTCCTGATTCCTGTCCTTGCCGGATTTATTGCGATGAGTATTGGTGATCGTCCGGCCCTGATGCCTGGTATGGTCGGTGGATTGATGGCTGTGAATTCGAACGCTGGTTTCCTTGGTGGTCTGGCTGCCGGTTTCCTGGCAGGTTACGTTGTAATTGGTCTGCGCAAACTGTTTAAAGGACTGCCTAAAGCAATTGACGGATTGAAACCAATCCTGCTGTATCCTGTGTTCGGATTGCTTATCGTTGGTGCAATAAGTTTCTATGTCTTTGATCCAATCTTCGGTTCTCTTAACACATGGCTTGTAGATGCACTTGGAAACCTGGGTACTGGAAATGCTGTATTGCTTGGCTTGCTGCTTGGCGGCATGATGTCCATCGATATGGGTGGACCGTTTAACAAAGCGGCTTATACATTTGCTATCGGTGTATTCACATCCAGCGGAAATACAGATGGTGCTTGGATGGCAGCTGTTATGGCAGGCGGTATGGTACCGCCGCTGGCGATTGCACTCGCTACAACGTTCTTCAAATCCAAATTTACGGAGCAAGAACGCAAATCAGGTTTGACGAATTATGTGCTCGGATTTTCCTTCATCACAGAAGGTGCCATTCCATTTGCTGCGGCTGACCCGCTACGTGTTCTGACATCCTGTATTCTCGGTTCTGCTGTTGCAGGTGGACTGACTCAACTGTGGAGCATTAACGTACCTGCTCCGCATGGCGGAATCTTCGTTGCGGCACTGGCGAATCACGCATTACTCTTCCTGCTTGCTGTAGCAATCGGTGCAGTAATCTCCGGTCTGATTCTCGGACTGTGGAAAAAATCGCCGACCGTTCTGAAATAA
- a CDS encoding FAD/NAD(P)-binding protein, with protein sequence MSLETLNQRVQDDLAYLAYGGADWIRPREHDEGHIYDVVIVGGGQSGLGAAFGFLRERISNILVIDENAAGLEGPWETYARMVTLRTPKHLTSIDLGIPSLTFRAWWEAQSGSSGWDAVDKIPRSEWMNYLRWYRQVLNLPVMNEVKLRLIEPADGGLHRLHITGAGAPSNMLLARKVVLATGIQGGGEWHVPPMIAEKVPRHLYAHTSELIDFERLRGKRIAILGGGASAFDNANFALATGVAEAHVFVRREQLPSINPIRQMEQSGMIERFHVLSDEDKYATISHFFKYNQPPTNDTFNRAAAWPGFQLHLQAPWLDIQMKDGKAVVTTPQGQHSFDFLVISTGMVSNPSLRPELRMVEAHIARWADRFQAPTVQRNALLDAHPYLSPGFAMTSRDEEGQDKLRGLFVFNYSALASCGLSASAISGTKNAVPKLVSAVADQLFLDDREQILEQFFKYNEQEFTASWVKSEVGI encoded by the coding sequence ATGAGCCTTGAAACATTAAACCAACGAGTACAAGATGATCTGGCTTATCTCGCATATGGAGGTGCGGATTGGATTCGCCCACGCGAACATGACGAAGGCCATATCTATGATGTCGTTATTGTAGGTGGTGGGCAGAGCGGTTTGGGGGCTGCTTTTGGATTCCTGCGTGAGCGGATATCCAACATCCTGGTCATTGATGAAAATGCCGCAGGGTTGGAGGGACCTTGGGAAACTTACGCGCGTATGGTCACGTTACGTACACCAAAACACCTGACTTCCATTGATCTCGGTATTCCTTCGCTGACGTTTCGAGCATGGTGGGAGGCTCAATCAGGCTCCTCCGGATGGGATGCGGTTGATAAAATTCCGCGCAGCGAATGGATGAACTATCTGCGCTGGTACAGGCAAGTGCTTAATCTGCCTGTCATGAATGAAGTAAAACTGAGACTGATTGAACCTGCAGATGGAGGCTTACACCGGCTGCACATTACGGGTGCAGGGGCTCCAAGTAATATGTTGCTGGCACGAAAGGTTGTCTTGGCTACGGGCATCCAGGGTGGTGGAGAGTGGCATGTACCACCGATGATCGCTGAGAAAGTACCTAGGCATCTTTACGCTCACACGTCGGAGCTGATTGATTTTGAACGGTTACGAGGAAAAAGGATTGCCATACTTGGCGGCGGAGCTTCAGCCTTTGATAATGCCAACTTTGCACTAGCCACAGGTGTGGCTGAGGCCCACGTATTTGTGCGGCGGGAACAATTGCCGAGCATTAACCCGATACGTCAGATGGAACAATCCGGTATGATCGAACGGTTTCACGTTTTGTCGGACGAGGATAAGTATGCGACCATTTCCCATTTTTTCAAATACAATCAGCCACCAACCAACGATACCTTCAACCGAGCCGCTGCATGGCCAGGCTTCCAATTACATCTTCAAGCACCTTGGCTGGATATACAGATGAAGGATGGGAAAGCGGTAGTGACTACGCCACAGGGACAGCACTCCTTTGATTTTCTGGTCATAAGTACGGGGATGGTGAGTAATCCGTCACTGCGTCCCGAGCTCAGAATGGTGGAGGCACATATTGCACGCTGGGCAGACCGGTTTCAAGCTCCGACGGTACAGAGGAATGCACTGCTTGACGCACATCCCTACCTTAGTCCCGGGTTTGCAATGACCAGCAGAGATGAGGAGGGGCAGGATAAGCTGCGTGGGTTGTTTGTCTTTAATTACTCTGCACTTGCAAGTTGCGGCCTGTCCGCCTCAGCAATATCGGGGACAAAGAATGCTGTGCCGAAGTTGGTTTCAGCTGTAGCCGACCAGCTTTTCCTGGATGACCGGGAACAGATCTTGGAGCAATTTTTTAAGTATAACGAGCAGGAATTTACTGCGAGTTGGGTGAAGAGTGAAGTTGGAATCTGA